TTGGTCCATCTGTTCTTGGactagttattattaatagaaacgaTCTATGGTTTGGAAAAAGAGATAAATGGACAATAAAAGTTCGGTTTATAAAAGTACAAATTAAAATTTGTTGGCTTATAAAAATCAAATAATTAATTGATATTTATCATAAATTCTAATCAATCGTACAAAATATGATTAGTTTAGAAAATAAAATTTTGATCAAACTATAAATACACCAAAATTTGTTTGAATTGTTGGTCCGACTAATTTTAGTTctcataatttttatttttattttttgaaaattTATTACTTGGCTCGATTTAAATTCATAAGGATCGGTATAATTTTATTTTGGTTTGACTATTATTTTTCTTAAGTCCACTAGGATTTATTTATCGATTTTGCTAATTTTAATTCTCATGTTTAATAATATTGACTAATTACTTAATTCAGTTCGAATTAGTAAGGATCGGTGCAATTTAATTTCTATTTTATCAATAATTCTTAGGTTTTGATTAATCAGTATTGCTCATTTTAGTTGTCATGTGCAATAATTTTGAACGCTTATAGTAAAATGGTGTGGTTTTGGATTATTAAGAATCGGTTTAATTTAGTCTTGTTTCACTAGTAAGGCTTTGGTTTATTTGATTTGACTACTTTTTAGTTTTTATGTTTAATGATCTAAGCTTAACGGTTCGATGTAGATCTAAAATTAACGGTTCGTTCACCGCACCTTTAAGATTATATCTACACCAAACAGTTCTAAATTTGAAAAATCTGACACCGCCACGACGTTCATCTCGTCGAAACAAGTTCGGTCATTATAAAGTTGCCGGAATTCGACGGTGGTCCGGCAGCCCTTGGAGGCGGCGCCGCCGTCTATGGTCTTGGAATTTGAAAACTTTGACATAGCCGGACTCGTTTCGACGAGAGGAACGTCGTGGTGGTGTCGCCGGATTCTAGAAATTTTTTTAGGAAGGTTGATGATGCTTACGTGTCATTTTGGCCGAGTCAGCACGTGAGGTGTTGCTTGTTTGACGATGGCTGTGGATATTTGACGGAACTTTGATGCCACATACACAATATTTTACGAAAAGTATGATTTTGTTAGTAAAATTAACAGAATGATACCAAAATATTAGCAAAAAATCGCTAGTAAATTGTTATTTTTTCAACTGTTGAggtactaaaaatattattatcccTTAATTTATTGATATGGCTAATTTTAATTCTCAAATTCAATAATTTTAAAGACTTATTTCATGTTCAATTTCAAATTATTAAGAATTTTTTCAATtgagttatttatttattaataattcttAGGCTCAATTGGTTTGATATGTTGGTTTGAACAATTTTCATTTTCTTATTTAATAATTTTGAAGACTGGTTCAGATGTTTTTGAATTTTATTAGTATTTTTTCTATTTACTTAGTTTGATTTGATTTATTGAGATTTGATTTAATTTTTTTTCTAATTTCGGTCTTAGATAACAATTGTGAAGGTTTATTATTGGGTTTAGTTCGAACTATATCAATttaatactccgtattatttttatGAACCTAATTTGatatgttttgatttaaaattaaatgATTTGATTAATTTTGATAGTTGATTTTTTATTGATGTAATTTCGAGCgattttatgattttttttttagtATCTTGCGGTTTTATGACAAGGAGTGCTACATAAAAGTTATAGGACCCATCTGAAAAAaaagttaataataaaaaaaagaaaaaaaattaataatgagAGATAGAAACATTCACGACTCACGAGCAGGAGAGAGATTAAAACTAAAGATGAGTATAATGGAAAATTCCTGTGATGAATAGCGAGTTAATTACACAATACTCCTTGTTTCGACTATATTGGGCCGAATTCTTTCGGTTGCTTAtcacgacccatatatatataaaataattcaaTAGATATATTGCTcaatattttaaatttaaatatataaatatatatatgtaattttttattttattttattaaattttgtcatttttttattttattttaatttttatagcaTGTGTAAAAATATTATGTGTTTTGATATTTGGAGTACTATTCTTTACACTTTTCATTTCCAGAATTACTGTTTGACAGCTCAAAAGGGATATTTTAAAGCCCACTTGTAAATGTTTAGCATGCCGTTTTGTACTCCAAGCCCACACATATTGACCAAATATGTCAAACCACCTCTGCAAAGTCAAAGACAAGAAGACGGTGCACCAACCAAGTCATGCCACGTCATTACCATTCTGGAAATGGGAATAAGGCCACAACCGATCAAACCTCTCAGCTTCTTATCTTTTCTCTACGAAACCCTAATTCCTATCCTTTTCACTCCTATCATTGTGTAATTACTTTATTAATTATAACCCAATTAAAATGGCGGTGGTAGTTGCCAAGTtgaaaacttaaaaacccattttttAAATTTAACCACAACCCTCAAAGGTTTCACCTTTTTAGCTAATACAGTGACTGTGAGTGAGTGGTAATTTAATTTGTGAATGATGGAACTTTCATCGGCTTTACCGGGAAATTTTGGTAGTAATGAGGAGGTCAGGGAAGAGGGTGACCGATTGTTTCCCGGTAACCGGTGGCCACAGCAAGAGACTTTGGCTTTGCTGCAGATAAGGTCTGATATGGATGCTGCCTTTAGAGGATCTGGGATTAAGGGCCCTTTATGGGAGCAAGTTTCCAGGTCAGTTCACTTTCTTGCTTGTTTTCAGATTTTCTCGAGAAAATTCAAAGTTGCATGAGCTAAATTATACCCCTGTTTGAATCAAGCATTGGGTTGACTTCATTAAAATCCCACGTATATTATATAGTGCTTCTCTTATAATTGGATAAGGATTGATTTGGTTCTTCTTTGGATTCAATTGTGCATTTATTGTTTGTTTAAGCCTCGTAGAAACTGTAATTGATTACTGTTGATCCTATTAAAGTTGATGAGATATTGTTGTTTTGGGCAATAATGAATTTGGATATGGTATTTTCTTTTGTGTTAGGAAAATGTCTGAGCTCGGTTATAATCGGAATGCGAAGAAATGCAAGGAGAAATTTGAAAACTTATTTAAGTACCACAAAAGGACCAAGCAATTCCGAACAGCCAAGTCCAATGGTAAAATGTATCGATTTTTCGAGCAATTAGAAGCTATAGACTGCCAACATAAACAGTCGTCGGCACCACTTTCGCCATCCTCTCACGCCACTACCATGCCAATGGCTGTAAACCCATTAAGCGTCGTCCCAGGTACCTTCCCATATTCTATTCAAAAATACATATCCACTTCCCTCGACACATCTACCGACACGGCTTCTACTTCAAGTAAGGAATCTGAGAGAACTAGAAACAAGAAGAGGAAATTGGTTGGCTTTTTCGATAAATTGATGAAAGAAGTAGTCGAAAAGCAAGAGGATTTGCAGAGGAAGTTTATCGAGGCACTGGAGAAGTGCGAACAAGAAAGAATTTCAAGAGAGGAGGCATGGAAGTTGCAAGAAATGGCTAGGATCGAGAGAGAACGTcaacttttagttcaagaaagaTCAATCTCCGCGGCTAAGGATGCGGCCGTACTTGCTTTCTTGCAGAAGTTTTCTGGCTCACAATTTCCGGAAGACCCCATCATAGTTCCTGACAGTAAGGTGGTGGAGAGAAATGAGAGGCCGGAGCGACAAGAGAGGAGTAACGGAGAGAGTTTGATGCCAATGAGCAGCTCTAGATGGCCTAAAGAAGAAATGGAGACCTTGATTAGATTAAGAACAAACCTTAATTTGCAGTATGAAGAAAGCGGGCTGAAAGGATCGCTATGGGAGGAGATATCGGCAGGAATGAAGATTCTTGGTTACGATAGGAATGCAAAGAGATGTAAAGAGAAATGGGAGAACATGAACAAGTACTTCAGGAAGGTCAAAGACAAAAACAAGAAAAGACCGGAAGATTCGAAGACGTGTGCGTATTTCACCCATCTCGATGCTCTGTATAAGGAGAAGCAGTCCGCAACAAAAGTGGATAACTCTAGAAATTCCAGTGCTGAGTTCAAACCTGAAGAGCTTTTGATGCATATGATGAATGCTCAAGAAGGGCAACGACTTCCAGAATCACTGACGGAAGATGGTGAAAGCGAAGAGTCTGATCAAGATGGAGAAGATAAACATATGGATGATCATTTTCATGTTGTGGTGAATAATCCATCGTCAATGGCATTCATGGAGTGAGGAGACATTTCGGAGAACTTCTAAGATTAGATGAGTCAAAAGTCATAATCCTTTTTGGAGTTCTTAGTTTTGACACTATTTGATTATCTGATGGGATGGCATGACTATGTATGTGCATGGTCATGGAGTCATCATTTGTTGAATAAATGTGTTGTGAGAGAGATTAGAATAtggaagctttttttttttttttttttcatgtaataCAGAATTGTTTTTGGGGCTTGTAAAGTTTACACTGTGTATAAGTTGGAAATGCTTCTTTCTTACTAGCAGTATTAGAATTGCAAATTTACAAGGCCTGGCTTTCAATGAGAGCTgtctaaaaatttaataaattcccGATACAAACTCTCTCAGAATTCACTTTCCTCCTAGCATTCTGTTTGTTTTCCTTTTGTGAGCTGCCGCTAAGTGTAGCGAATATTGTCCGATCCGACATTTTATTGGAATGAATGTATGGTAATGCCGAttatcaaaagaaaaaaaaaatgaattcaCTTTTCTCGAAATCAAATCTATAATATCTAATCATTAGACCACGTTTGACGGTTATAATTTGATAAATTTTGAATGAGAGCTAgtaacttttatatttatttttcaaaaaaaaataaattaaccCTTTCAATCAGATTTTACATCAAAATAAGTAAAAGAAATTCACAatttataattgaataatatatctCAAAAGAAAAAATCAATTATGCTTTCGGTTGGGCTTCTAGATTGATTCCATTTGGAGTGGGCCTTTTCATGTAGTCCACCCAAATCGAATATGAAGTCTCTTTTATTATCTCTCTCCTTGAAGAATCAATCCCTCACTCGACAGTTTCGAAGAATCAACTCAGAGAGAGATGGGGGTAACCAAAGAACAAGTTGAATCTACGTTGAACTCAAAGTTGAATCCTTCTTATCTCGTAAGTTTTGATTTTGTTTTAAAGCTCTTCTTTTTCATTTAGTAGCATAGCAGCTGTACACCAAACAAATTGGGTTACTCGAGCAATCGTCTGTGATAATTGGTTTACTGTGCAAATTAGTTTTCTAGATTTTTTGGGGTCTTTTGTTCAATGACTACTGCTATGGGGTTTGATCAGTTTATGCATTCTATTTTCCGAAAAAAAACAAATTGTTTATGTAGACTGGATAGAATCAAAATTCGCAGGAAAATCAGATTCCTTATGTAGTGATAAAAAGACATCAGCTTTTGGTTGGTCAATGGTCGGAGACAATTTAGTTTATCTATGCCCTTTGATCGTACACAGAGAATGGTCTTAGGAAGTCAAATTCACAAGTGCTTGCTTTGATTTTTTTCTCAGACCGGTTCATTCATATTCAGTCAATAATCTTCAATAATCATGTATTTTGATACGGAGGGAGTATGAATTATGGGCTGATACATctacatttatttttattttatttttcaggaTGTGATCGATACATCTGGAGGGTAAGTTTTATGTTACGTCCAAATGTGGTCTAGTTGGTTATCTGATTTTGTTTTGAATTTGAGTGAGAAACTTTTGATTTCTCAGGTGTGGTGCTAGTTTTGTGGTAGAGATAGTGTCGGAACAATTTGAAGGGAAGAGGCTACTGGAACGACACCGTCTTGTGAATGCTGCATTGGAAGAGGAGATGAAGGAAATCCACGCTCTCTCCATCAAGAAATCCTTAACCCCTGACCAATggaaacaacaacagcagcagcagcagcaagatGCTGACAAAGACAAAGTTGGTAGTAATGCTACTGCTTAAAAGACAAGATCGGGATAGGAATTATGTAGACATCTATCTGGAAGTGCTACTTGCTTGATACATAGTACTACATTTTTTACTTTCAcgaaataataatagacgccaatATCAGTATTTTGAACATCCATTATAAGCTTTGGTGTTTGATTATGCATAATGGTTATATTACCTAGTTTGGTTCAACCTGTTTCCCTTAGCTTCGATGCAACGGAAGCTAAGATCCAAGGTGTGAACCGATCGAGCTGTATTGATCAAATCTTAACTTTTTATGAAGAAATTCGATCAAATTAAACCAATTACGTCATGGCCTGTTCGATTATAAAACTGATCAATTTTGACCGAACCAACAAGAAATATGAGCTGCCCGAAAAATCAATCAGAGTGAATTATCAGTCTTGAATCTCTTGTTGAAATCTTAGAAACTTTTAGTTCTAGTCCATAAACTTACTTGTCATTCAATCTCAGCCAAATGAGTAAACTAATGGAGGTTTTCATCTTTCGTGTCTTCTAATATATGCACAATTTCATATATTCGGCTTGGAACTGGCGGAAAGTTGATTCCTTCTTTCGTTACGCGAGGAGATGATAGGAGGAGGAAATTCGGGTTGTTGCAAGTCAAGCCAAGTAATATAAAATGTTAGGTACTGCTTCAAGGATATATATTAGGATTGACAAATTGTACAAAATTGAAGGTTGGTTGCTGTTGGAATGGAAGGGACAGTTTTGTTCGATGCGGTCTTCAATGGCTTTAAACATGTATTCCCCCGTCTTAAAATACATGATGTTTTAATTCTTATGGTAAATTGCTACAAAATCAAAATATTGCCACGAAAATGAAAACATCATGTATTTTGAAATAGATATAGTAATTGAATTAGAATGGATACTTTTGGAATGGTTGGGATTGTTATGCTACATATGCAACTTCTTTTTCTGTTTTTTGTGACTCGTGCATGTGTTATCTTCTTATCAGCATCATCTCCGTGAATCATTCGCAAAATTTCATCCTTAATTTATGTGCTAAATGCTACTATTTTCatctttcaatatatattttttaaaaattttttattttatttcaaaaATAATGATTTGCATACATAATTTAGttcaaaatatattatattttaccTTATTTATTTTGTTGACCTCGTTCTTTATACCACTATCTTAAAAAATATGTATTGAAAGATGGAAGGAATAAAATTATCATAAAATTATCCATAAAAACTGAGTTTCtcctttcttttctttttttcctaATTTCATGTTATCTAGCAATGAATAATCATGATGATAACCGTAACATAGAAGAAAATCCAAATTACATTCTAGGAATTCTTGGACCTTTTAGGACCCAAAAGTTAGtatgagaaagaaagaaaaacctatctatctatctatctaaatTTCTCCATGTTAAATGGGGAAAACCACCGGTTGGATGTCTCAAAAATAATTGTGATGGGGTGGTTCTTACCAATCTGCACAAAATTGGATTAGAGACTGTTATCCGTGATTTTTCTGGAGATATCATGCTGTCAATCTATTTTCATTGATGGTTGTTTGGATGTTCTTATGACTGAAGCCATGACAATGTTCTTGGGCATTCAGCTGGTGCTAGAACGTGGAGTGCAACATGCTATATTTGAAACTGACTCTAAATCTCTAGTCGACCCCATCCACGATCAAACTCTCGCCTCCCACCTTCTCATGCTTGGATATATTCCCTTAGAGAAAATGCTTCTCTTTTTGCAAATTGTATTTTTTCTTTTGTTAGGAATAAAGGAAATAGACTCCGCTCATTCGTTAACGAAACTTAAACAAAATGAGAAAGGTTATTTATCGATACGGAATGAAATTTTGCAATTAACTtaaaaaaaagagaaaaagaaaaagaaaaagacttCTATAATAATTTGGCTCCGACTGCAATTATTCTATTTCTTAAAGATGTAGCGATTATATCCAACGACGGGAGCGGATTAATGTTATACACCCTCCGTATCAAAATAtatgatatttttatttttaaatttattacaGAAGATTTAATAGTCGAGAGAGAGAAGAGAGTGGCGTCGTAATACCACGTAGATAATTTTTTATAAATAGTTGTATAGGATAAAAAAACTATAAATAAGATATATCATTGTTCTATTAGGGATAAAAAAAACTATTTATAGAAATAGGTAGTATGTATTTATATTATATAGCatgatttattatatttattttattatcgtattttatacacgatattatattatatgatttaTGATATGATATGTGACCTACATATTATTTTTAGATTTAAATATGATGATTCAAATAGCGGACTCCATGCGATGGAATTGAGGCTAGTTGGTttgatttattttttaatatatatataatcaatttataatatatagatatgtggATTAATTAATGAATgtaaaaattaaaaataacatatattttgatttatattggTTCAGAGATGGTTGTTGGGAGGAACCATCcgatgttttttttaaaaaaaaaaactatatataaAAATTGTGGTATGCTGTAAATATAAAAAGAATGAGTTTGCTGAGTGGGTTGAGTGTTGGCTACACTTTGGGGGTTTGAAGATTGATTCTCGATAGAATTAGACTTTATTGCAATTATTTTAGATAATCAATGATCTATGTAGAGTTTTATGTTGTTTAATCTTCATAAGTAATAATGGTCCTACACTTATTTTatctaaaaatatttaatttaagaCTGTCCTATTAATCAACAATTGATACACTTTTTTGAGAAACCGACTAACACCATCTCGAATGCAAATGTTTGTAAGTTTTTTGGATGATATATAATACAATAAGAAATTTTAGGATCTgtaatttttttcctttttttttactCGTCTCGACTCGATTCATTTTAACTCGTTTTGATTTATTTAATTCATTTCGACTCAAAATATAATTTAATTCGTATCAATTAatcatatttaaatatattatattttatatcattaattatcactatatatttaaaatatattataatatatattcaaCCATACATCAACATCCACTACCTACCTAATCTACACTTtttcatattattataatatatatatttagtcATACCTCAGTCATCCACTAACTCATCCAATCAACCAAAATCACACTCAATCATCCAAAATCACAATCAAGTACAATCGAGTCGAGATGAGTCAAAACGAAACGAAAATAATCAGACTCTTAGTGTGTATTGAAGTAAGTTGGGAGAGTTTCTTATTTTCAAATGAGTTTTTTATATTAAAAACTCACATCTCTCTTATATTATTGGTCCATACATTATCTcttctattattatttatttatctttTACTTTTTTTTATGGTTAAAAGTATATAAGAAATCTTATTGAGTTTTCATGCATTGGAGTATATGGGTTTTTTAGTCGATGAGTTTCTTAATTCTTTTTCACTTCGCTTAATTATCGTCAATGTGACGGAGAGAGAACCGTAAAGAAACTCTATTAAGAAACTTGCATTGGTGATGCTTAATGCACTTCCATAGCTTGTTTTATAACAATTCTGATTCGATCGATCCCGACATACGATTCTAGATCCGCCTTTTGTTGGACAAAAATGACAAATGCATGATCAATGGAAGTTTGACCACGTGTGTAGGTGAATCCGGGTCTCGGATTAAATCAAAACTAGTTTGTATGATTTATCTATTTTACATAGTTGAGGATTGAATCATTTATTTGACATTTTCTGTCGAGGGTGAATGAGAAATGGTAGTGCTAATGTGAGTGATTTGTGCAAAGATGTTCAAAGTCCCACATTGGAGAAATACCACCACTACGCACGCCACGGCCGGCCCGGTTCAGATTTGTCAATTGATCCGCTTCACGGATCACAAACGGTTCGGTTCGCTTCCTTTATAAGATGAACCTGATTTGACTTTTTGTTTGTTTAATTAGTGAGATTTTCTCCTAATGTTATTTCCGTAATTAGTGGGATATCATCTCCTAATTGTACACGGATTTTATCTCCCCATTATGATTTGATTTTTGAATGCACAAAATCCGAGAAGAGGATTGACAATCTGTTTGAAACGGATCAGAGTGTAGTGTCATACGTCGTCTAGGATTAAGAGTCTTGACGTGCACTCCAAGTCAATCTCTTCCTCTCCTCAACCGACCCTAAAGCCTATAAATACCTTGATAGTTTGTAGGTTTAAAAATAACCTATAGGACACTAAGAACACCCTACTAGCAAATAGGTCGGCTTACAACCCACCGTCTTTTTGTCTTCTTCCTCGAGTCGTCGGAGAGTTTAGCTATCGTAAGTCTCGCATGATCACGATTAAATATTGTACTTATTATCGTGTTCATTGTGGTTGTATCATGGGAAGCTCTCCGCCATCTTAACCGAAGTACAGTACGGAACGTATTACGTTTTAAAAAAAGTGATCCGATCGTGCCTCCACTGTTTGCTCTTCTCTATCCTTAAAGTTTTATGATCTCGTTTTAATTGTTTATGCATGTGTTGATGTTGTTGTTTAAGTCATTTGGAATTTCTTTACTTTATAATCTAGTAGAAGAACTGTCATAATAGTTATCAATTGTCATGATTGAATTATTATTCTAAGGGCATTAGAATAGTAACTGTTATGATAACAAGTAGCTGTCGTGATAATTATTCTTATAGTCACATAATTTATCGTGATATTTTTTTTAAGTGAAATTTTTTCGTATTCATCTTGAATCATGTCGAATTATTTTTCAATTTTGTACAAATTATTCAACACCCTTCACAACGATCATAATGGATTTATACCGGTTTTTATGAATATACCAGATACACTACGTACATAAAACGAGAGTTTACTATAATcacattatataataattattaataataataataattataataataatcatattatataagtgATATATATGGTGTTACAAAAATAAGGTACAcgaaacatgtataattattccctGATCGGAGAATCAAACTTGACAAATTTCAAGTAAACATTTAAATTTTTTGAGCTTGGAATATCAATGATACATAAACACGAGAGTTTACTAGTCTTGTGAAATTGTATATAGACAGGCAGCGTGTGATTGGACAATATTTCCATTTGGTAATATCAAATTTGAAATATATATCATTCACGTAATAATTCTAGTTAAGAAAAATTGTAATCTACATAATATAAAATGGCATATTTCTTATATTTTCAGATCTTTAATCTTATCCTAAAAAAAAATCTTTAATCTTATTTTGTtaataaaatcaatatatttatccaaAAAACGAAATTATATAAAGAGATTTATTAGAATATAAATTAAGTcacaaatgattaaatttttacgaataattttttttatttaaatttttaaaCGATTACGTGTTAgaaaaaaattaaattataatatatgtGATAATTATTTTGGGTTTCAATAAGTAAATGTTCTATCTATGATTTAAGAGAACGTGAAGTTTAACTATACTCAGTGACATAAAATTCCAAAACCACACCGCTAAGGACTCATGTTTTGTGGAGCTCTATAAACTTGACACTACACATCATGCACCGACTAACTTTTTCAAGCTTAATAAATACAACATAATCGATTATTAGCACCGCAATCGGTCTTCGGAAATTAGGGAAATTtacttttttaatatatatatgaaccctAGAAATTATTACAGAAAATATGTTTATGTTAATGGGCCCGGCCCATTAAATCATTAAAGTTCTGTAACAAAAGACTGACCTAAGCATTCTCATTCCATCAACTAAACACTTGGAAGAAACTGTACAAAAAAGCACACCTAGCTCAGCTAACTCTAGAGGGAGAATGGCCATGAAAGCTATGGACTTGCTGCTAACAAACACCAACCCATCAACCTTCTTTGTCTCAAACTCAACCAACTCCAGAAAATCAAGGGTCTTCGCCGTCAGATGCTATTCGGCTCCTCTCTCCGCCGACGGAGCCGCCACTGGTAAAAATTTCGTTTTATCTTATTTGTGTTGAGCTCATATGAATGGGATAATTCATTTTAACGGTGTGCAATGTTGTTAGGATTGCTGGATAGGCCATGGAAAACCTCAGATGCGAGGCTTGTGCTTGAAGATGGTTCCATCTGGAAGGCTAAGTCTTTTGGTGCTTCTGGGACGCAAGTCGGTGAAGTCGTTTTCAATACATCTCTTACTGGGTTTGTTTCCGATTCCTCCTTATTGGCAGCTTATATCTACTGTTTTGAAGCTTGCCATTGCAATTCTATGTGTAATTGCTTGGTTCAATAAAGTAAAAGTAGTAACATTTGGCCAACAAAAGTACGGTTAAATCCACATTCTCAGCCTTCGATTCAGTTTATGTTCCGGAAATGAGTGATTATAGTGTCAAAAGTTTAAGACAAAACATAATTTCTTGCATAATTCTAATTCAATGGTCGTGTAACTTTCCTTCTGTAGTAGTCATTCTAATTCAATCGCCCTCTTCCTCATTCTTTTCATAGGAACTGGAGTGTAATGGAACATAAAGCTGTGAAATTCTATTTAATGTATGTCTCATGCTTTCCACAGGTATCAGGAGATTCTTACAGACCCTAGTTATGCTGGCCAGTTTGTCCTCATGACAAATCCACACATAGGCAACACTGGTGTAAATTTCGGTGGGTCAAGTTTAGAGCATTACTTTGCAAAATCTTTCATATTGAAAGCTTTGTGATAATTTTGTTTCCTACCAACAGATGATCAAGAGTCTGTGGATTGCTTCCTTGGTGGTTTGGTGATTAGAAGTTTAAGTATTAGGTAAGCTTCCTCTTTAACCATTTCTCTTGCGTGCTTGTATGCATGGCGATTTCATTGATTGCTTCAATGTATTAATTTCACTGAATTTGCTTCAGCACTTCAAATTGGAGATGCGCTGAAACACTTGGAAAATATTTAGCAGACAGGAACATCATGGGAATATGTGAGTTTCCGTGTTTCTTCTTTCTTTTTGCTTGAATTTAAGACTTTGAATGTTCCACGTTAATGATATCTCCCCTTTGTTTTGATGGCGGCTTCATCTTATGGCAGATGATGTTGATACACGTGCAATCACTCGCAGATTAAGGCAAGATGGAAGCCTTATTGGCGTATTGAGCACGGAAGCAACCAAAACTGATGAGGAGCTTCTGAAGATGTCTCGTTCGTGGGACATCGTAGGTAGGAAGTACATGATTCTCTAAGAATTTAATAGGTCATTTAGATTTAACATTTTTAAGGTTCTCAAAGTGCTTGGTAATGTTTGTTTAATGTCACAGGTGTGGATTTAATAAGTGGCGTTTCATGCAAAACACCTTATGAATGGGTTGCTAAAACAAATTCAGACTGGGAATTTATTTCCAATGGGAGACATCAAGAACCTTTCCATGTTAGTATCTTGTTTTAATATTTCTGTCCAAGTCATTGCATTCATGACATATAA
This portion of the Rutidosis leptorrhynchoides isolate AG116_Rl617_1_P2 unplaced genomic scaffold, CSIRO_AGI_Rlap_v1 contig436, whole genome shotgun sequence genome encodes:
- the LOC139883687 gene encoding trihelix transcription factor DF1-like, whose translation is MELSSALPGNFGSNEEVREEGDRLFPGNRWPQQETLALLQIRSDMDAAFRGSGIKGPLWEQVSRKMSELGYNRNAKKCKEKFENLFKYHKRTKQFRTAKSNGKMYRFFEQLEAIDCQHKQSSAPLSPSSHATTMPMAVNPLSVVPGTFPYSIQKYISTSLDTSTDTASTSSKESERTRNKKRKLVGFFDKLMKEVVEKQEDLQRKFIEALEKCEQERISREEAWKLQEMARIERERQLLVQERSISAAKDAAVLAFLQKFSGSQFPEDPIIVPDSKVVERNERPERQERSNGESLMPMSSSRWPKEEMETLIRLRTNLNLQYEESGLKGSLWEEISAGMKILGYDRNAKRCKEKWENMNKYFRKVKDKNKKRPEDSKTCAYFTHLDALYKEKQSATKVDNSRNSSAEFKPEELLMHMMNAQEGQRLPESLTEDGESEESDQDGEDKHMDDHFHVVVNNPSSMAFMEIVFGACKVYTVYKLEMLLSY
- the LOC139883688 gene encoding protein BOLA2-like, whose translation is MGVTKEQVESTLNSKLNPSYLDVIDTSGGCGASFVVEIVSEQFEGKRLLERHRLVNAALEEEMKEIHALSIKKSLTPDQWKQQQQQQQQDADKDKVGSNATA
- the LOC139883691 gene encoding carbamoyl phosphate synthase small chain, chloroplastic-like; translation: MAMKAMDLLLTNTNPSTFFVSNSTNSRKSRVFAVRCYSAPLSADGAATGLLDRPWKTSDARLVLEDGSIWKAKSFGASGTQVGEVVFNTSLTGYQEILTDPSYAGQFVLMTNPHIGNTGVNFDDQESVDCFLGGLVIRSLSISTSNWRCAETLGKYLADRNIMGIYDVDTRAITRRLRQDGSLIGVLSTEATKTDEELLKMSRSWDIVGVDLISGVSCKTPYEWVAKTNSDWEFISNGRHQEPFHVVAYDFGIKHNILRRLASNGCKITVVPSTWPASEVLKMNPDGVLFSNGPGDPSAVPYAVESVKEILGKVPVFGICMGHQLLGQALGGKTFKMKFGHHGGNHPVRDLRSGRVDISSQNHNYAVDPASLPEGVEVTHINLNDGSCAGLAYPKLNIMSLQYHPEASPGPHDSDSAFKEFVELMESVKNKA